A section of the Streptomyces sp. NBC_01591 genome encodes:
- the pdxT gene encoding pyridoxal 5'-phosphate synthase glutaminase subunit PdxT: MSDTPVIGVLALQGDVREHLIALASADALARPVRRPEELAEVDGLVIPGGESTTMSKLASLFGMLEPLRERVRDGMPVYGTCAGMILLADKILDPRSGQETVGGIDMIVRRNAFGRQNESFEAAVEVAGIEDGPVEGVFIRAPWVESVGAQAKVVAEHGGHIVAVRQGNALATSFHPELTGDHRVHALFVDMVRAVG; the protein is encoded by the coding sequence ATGAGCGACACCCCTGTGATCGGAGTCCTGGCTCTCCAGGGCGACGTACGGGAACACCTGATCGCCCTGGCCTCGGCTGACGCCCTGGCCAGGCCGGTCCGGCGTCCCGAGGAACTCGCCGAGGTCGACGGCCTGGTCATTCCCGGTGGCGAGTCCACCACGATGTCCAAGCTGGCTTCCCTGTTCGGCATGCTGGAACCGCTGCGCGAGCGGGTACGGGACGGAATGCCGGTCTACGGCACCTGCGCCGGAATGATTCTGCTCGCCGACAAGATCCTCGACCCGCGCTCGGGCCAGGAGACGGTCGGCGGGATCGACATGATCGTGCGCCGCAACGCCTTCGGGCGGCAGAACGAGTCCTTCGAGGCGGCCGTCGAGGTCGCCGGCATCGAGGACGGTCCCGTGGAGGGCGTGTTCATCCGCGCCCCCTGGGTGGAATCGGTCGGCGCGCAGGCCAAGGTCGTGGCGGAACACGGAGGCCACATCGTCGCCGTACGTCAGGGAAACGCCCTGGCTACGTCATTCCACCCGGAATTGACCGGAGACCATCGCGTTCACGCGCTGTTCGTGGACATGGTGCGCGCAGTCGGCTGA
- the pdxS gene encoding pyridoxal 5'-phosphate synthase lyase subunit PdxS, with product MSTLPTTPQSADSPATGTARVKRGMAEQLKGGVIMDVVDAEQAKIAEDAGAVAVMALERVPADIRKDGGVARMSDPNMIEEIIEAVSIPVMAKSRIGHFVEAQVLQSLGVDYIDESEVLTPADEVNHSDKFAFTTPFVCGATNLGEALRRIAEGAAMIRSKGEAGTGNVVEAVRHLRQIKNEIARLRGYDNNELYAAAKELRAPYELVKEVAELGKLPVVLFSAGGVATPADAALMRQLGAEGVFVGSGIFKSGDPAKRAAAIVKATTFYDDPKIIADASRNLGEAMVGINCDTLPEAERYANRGW from the coding sequence ATGTCCACGCTTCCCACCACCCCGCAGTCCGCAGACTCCCCGGCCACCGGCACCGCGCGCGTCAAGCGCGGCATGGCCGAGCAGCTCAAGGGCGGCGTGATCATGGACGTCGTCGACGCAGAGCAGGCGAAGATCGCCGAGGATGCGGGCGCGGTGGCCGTCATGGCCCTGGAGCGGGTGCCGGCCGACATCCGCAAGGACGGCGGCGTGGCCCGGATGTCGGACCCGAACATGATCGAGGAGATCATCGAGGCCGTCTCCATCCCGGTGATGGCGAAGTCCCGTATCGGCCACTTCGTCGAGGCCCAGGTCCTGCAGTCCCTCGGAGTCGACTACATCGACGAGTCCGAGGTCCTCACCCCGGCCGACGAGGTCAACCACAGCGACAAGTTCGCCTTCACCACCCCATTCGTCTGCGGCGCCACCAACCTGGGCGAGGCCCTGCGCCGGATCGCCGAGGGCGCGGCCATGATCCGCTCGAAGGGCGAGGCCGGCACCGGGAACGTCGTCGAGGCGGTCCGTCACCTGCGCCAGATCAAGAACGAGATCGCCCGCCTGCGTGGCTACGACAACAACGAGCTGTACGCCGCCGCCAAGGAGCTCCGCGCCCCGTACGAGCTGGTCAAGGAGGTCGCAGAGCTCGGCAAGCTGCCCGTCGTGCTCTTCTCCGCGGGCGGTGTCGCCACCCCCGCCGACGCCGCGCTGATGCGCCAGCTCGGCGCCGAGGGCGTCTTCGTCGGCTCCGGCATCTTCAAGTCCGGCGACCCGGCCAAGCGCGCCGCCGCGATCGTGAAGGCCACCACCTTCTACGACGACCCGAAGATCATCGCGGACGCTTCCCGGAACCTGGGCGAGGCCATGGTCGGCATCAACTGCGACACCCTGCCCGAGGCCGAGCGCTACGCCAACCGTGGCTGGTAA
- a CDS encoding glycosyltransferase family 4 protein — protein sequence MKIGIVCPYSWDVPGGVQFHIRDLAEHLIRLGHQVSVLAPADDETPLPPYVVSAGRAVPVPYNGSVARLNFGFLSAARVRRWLHDGTFDVIHIHEPTSPSLGLLACWAAQGPIVATFHTSNPRSRAMIAAYPILQPALEKISARIAVSEYARRTLVEHLGGDAVVIPNGVDVGFFAAAEPKAEWQGGTIGFIGRIDEPRKGLPVLMRALPAILAARPDTRLLVAGRGDEEEAVASLPEAMRERVEFLGMVSDEDKARLLRSVDVYVAPNTGGESFGIILVEAMSAGAPVLASDLDAFAQVLDLGAAGELFVNEDADALAAAAIRLLGDPERRTELRERGAAHVRRFDWSTVGADILAVYETVTDGAASVAADERTGLRARFGLARE from the coding sequence GTGAAGATCGGCATCGTCTGCCCCTACTCCTGGGACGTACCGGGCGGTGTGCAGTTCCACATCCGTGACCTGGCCGAACATCTGATCCGGCTGGGACACCAGGTGTCGGTACTGGCGCCCGCCGACGACGAGACACCGCTGCCGCCGTACGTGGTGTCGGCGGGCCGTGCCGTGCCCGTCCCGTACAACGGCTCCGTCGCCCGGCTGAACTTCGGCTTCCTCTCGGCCGCCCGGGTGCGCCGCTGGCTGCACGACGGCACCTTCGACGTGATCCACATCCATGAGCCGACCTCGCCCTCGCTGGGGCTGCTCGCCTGCTGGGCCGCGCAGGGGCCTATCGTCGCCACGTTCCACACGTCCAACCCGCGCTCCCGGGCCATGATCGCGGCGTACCCGATCCTGCAGCCGGCACTGGAGAAGATCAGTGCGCGCATCGCGGTGAGCGAGTACGCGCGACGCACCCTGGTCGAGCACCTGGGCGGCGACGCGGTCGTCATCCCGAACGGGGTCGATGTCGGCTTCTTCGCCGCCGCCGAGCCCAAGGCCGAGTGGCAGGGGGGAACGATCGGCTTCATCGGGCGCATCGACGAGCCCCGCAAGGGCCTGCCGGTCCTGATGAGGGCGTTGCCCGCGATCCTCGCCGCCCGCCCGGACACCCGGCTGCTGGTGGCCGGCCGGGGCGACGAGGAGGAGGCCGTCGCCTCGCTGCCCGAGGCGATGCGCGAGCGGGTCGAGTTCCTCGGCATGGTGAGCGACGAGGACAAGGCCCGGCTGCTTCGCAGCGTCGATGTGTACGTCGCGCCCAACACGGGCGGCGAGAGCTTCGGGATCATCCTGGTCGAGGCCATGTCGGCCGGCGCTCCGGTCCTCGCCAGCGATCTGGACGCGTTCGCGCAGGTGCTGGACCTGGGCGCGGCGGGCGAACTCTTCGTCAACGAGGACGCGGACGCGCTGGCCGCCGCGGCGATCCGGCTGCTCGGCGACCCGGAGCGGCGTACGGAGCTGCGCGAGCGGGGCGCCGCGCATGTGCGCCGGTTCGACTGGTCGACGGTCGGGGCGGACATCCTCGCGGTGTACGAGACGGTGACGGACGGCGCGGCCTCGGTGGCGGCCGACGAACGCACGGGCCTGCGCGCACGGTTCGGGCTGGCGCGGGAGTAG
- a CDS encoding phosphatidylinositol mannoside acyltransferase — MSDDPGDTRTGLQDRLTDGLYGLGWTAVKKLPEPVARALFRTIADQVWKRRGKSVLRLESNLARVVPEASPARLAELSKAGMRSYMRYWMESFRLPTWSPARIKASIEVTDAHRLTDGLGAGRGVVLALPHLGNWDLAGAWVTTDLKVPFTTVAERLKPETLYDRFVAYREGLGMEVLPHSGGAAFGTLARRLRAGGLVCLVADRDLSASGVEVTFFGDTARMPAGPALLAQQTGALLLPVTLSYDETPVMKARIHPPVEMPESGDRTEKTSSMTQALADAFAVGIADHPEDWHMLQRLWLADLETREDRT, encoded by the coding sequence GTGAGCGACGACCCGGGGGACACGCGCACCGGTCTGCAGGACCGGCTGACCGACGGGCTGTACGGGCTCGGCTGGACCGCCGTCAAGAAACTCCCCGAACCGGTCGCCCGGGCGCTCTTCCGTACCATCGCCGACCAGGTCTGGAAGCGGCGCGGCAAGAGCGTGCTGCGGCTGGAGTCGAATCTGGCACGGGTCGTCCCCGAGGCGTCACCGGCCCGGCTCGCCGAGCTCTCCAAGGCCGGGATGCGCTCGTACATGCGCTACTGGATGGAGTCGTTCCGGCTGCCCACCTGGAGCCCGGCGCGGATCAAGGCCTCCATAGAGGTGACCGACGCGCACCGGCTGACCGATGGTCTCGGCGCCGGCCGCGGTGTCGTCCTCGCCCTGCCGCACCTGGGGAACTGGGACCTGGCGGGAGCCTGGGTCACCACCGATCTCAAGGTGCCCTTCACCACGGTCGCCGAGCGGCTCAAGCCCGAGACGCTGTACGACCGGTTCGTGGCCTACCGCGAGGGGCTCGGCATGGAGGTGCTGCCGCACAGCGGCGGCGCGGCCTTCGGCACCCTGGCGAGGCGGCTGCGCGCGGGCGGGCTGGTCTGTCTGGTCGCCGACCGAGATCTGTCCGCCTCCGGTGTCGAGGTGACGTTCTTCGGCGACACCGCGCGGATGCCCGCCGGGCCCGCGCTGCTGGCCCAGCAGACCGGGGCACTGCTGCTGCCGGTCACGCTCAGCTATGACGAGACGCCCGTGATGAAGGCGCGCATCCACCCACCGGTCGAGATGCCCGAGTCAGGCGACCGCACGGAGAAGACGTCCTCCATGACACAGGCGCTGGCCGATGCCTTCGCCGTCGGAATCGCCGACCATCCGGAGGACTGGCACATGCTGCAACGGCTCTGGCTCGCCGATCTGGAGACCCGGGAGGACCGGACGTGA
- the pgsA gene encoding phosphatidylinositol phosphate synthase, with amino-acid sequence MLNKYARAFFTRVLTPFAALLLRLGVSPDAVTLIGTAGVVAGALVFFPMGEFFWGTIVITIFVFSDLVDGNMARQAGISSRWGAFLDSTLDRVADGAIFGGFALWYAGSGDDNVLCAVAIFCLASGQVVSYTKARGESIGLPVAVNGLVERAERLVISLVAAGFAGLHKFGVPGIQVLLPIALWIVAVGSLVTLVQRVVTVRRESAEADAAEAAAAGPGSGTAQ; translated from the coding sequence ATGCTGAACAAGTACGCGCGTGCATTTTTTACGCGTGTCCTCACACCGTTCGCCGCGCTGCTGCTCCGTCTCGGCGTGAGCCCTGACGCGGTCACTCTGATCGGTACGGCCGGGGTGGTGGCAGGTGCGCTGGTCTTCTTCCCGATGGGGGAGTTCTTCTGGGGCACGATCGTCATCACGATCTTCGTCTTCTCCGACCTCGTCGACGGCAACATGGCCCGGCAGGCCGGTATCTCCAGCCGCTGGGGCGCGTTCCTGGACTCGACCCTGGACCGGGTCGCCGACGGCGCGATCTTCGGCGGATTCGCGCTCTGGTATGCGGGCAGCGGCGACGACAACGTGCTCTGTGCGGTCGCGATCTTCTGCCTGGCCAGCGGCCAGGTGGTCTCGTACACGAAGGCGCGCGGCGAGTCGATCGGGCTGCCGGTCGCGGTCAACGGTCTCGTGGAGCGTGCCGAGCGGCTGGTGATCTCGCTGGTCGCGGCCGGATTCGCAGGTCTCCACAAGTTCGGTGTCCCCGGGATCCAGGTCCTGCTGCCGATCGCGCTGTGGATCGTCGCCGTGGGCAGCCTGGTGACGCTCGTGCAGCGGGTCGTGACCGTGCGCCGCGAGTCCGCGGAGGCCGATGCGGCCGAGGCCGCCGCCGCGGGCCCGGGGAGCGGGACCGCACAGTGA
- a CDS encoding elongation factor G-like protein EF-G2: MGDKAHAHTGAAGRATTAGRPSSVRNVVLVGHSGSGKTTLVEALALTAGAVNRAGRVEDGATVSDYDEIEHRQQRSVQLSLVPVEWGGYRINLLDTPGYADFVGELRAGLRAADAALFIVSAAQEADAVAGATRAVWEECAAVGMPRAIVVTHLDTARTSFDEMTRICGEIFGGDDPDAVLPLYLPVLGPEGADGHAPLTGLTGLLTQRVFDYSSGERQENPPGEAQRPTLQEARNRLIEGIIAESEDETLMDRYLGGAEIDIKTLIDDLERAVARGAFHPVLTAAPAAAGARQGIGTVELLDLITGGFPTPLERPLPEVTPLHGASRPVLTCDPDGPLVAEVVKTASDPYVGRVSLVRVFSGTLRPDETIHVFGHGLTDPGHETRPFHEAEVRIGALSSPFGKHQRPLTECGAGDLACVAKLGSAETGDTLSDRDLPLLMDPWTTPDPLLPLAIEAHSKADEDKLSQGLSRLVAEDPTMRLEQNQDTHQVVLWCLGEAHQDVALDRLRSRYGVQVDAVPHKVSLRETFAAPSTGRGRHVKQSGGHGQYAICEIDVEPLPPGSGIEFVDKVVGGAVPRQFIPSVEKGVRAQAARGVAAGHPLVDVRITLRDGKSHSVDSSDAAFQTAGALALREAAEDTRIQLLEPVAEIQVLVPDDYVGPVMSDLSGRRGRVIGTEQSGSGRTLVRAEVPELEIGRYAVDLRSLSHGAGRFDRAYARHEAMPPQLAERVRGQRENNPNDS; this comes from the coding sequence ATGGGCGACAAGGCACACGCACACACCGGGGCCGCCGGCAGGGCAACGACGGCCGGCCGGCCCTCATCCGTACGGAATGTGGTGCTGGTCGGCCACAGCGGCTCCGGAAAGACCACGCTCGTCGAGGCCCTCGCCCTCACCGCGGGCGCCGTCAACCGGGCCGGCCGGGTCGAGGACGGTGCCACCGTCTCCGACTACGACGAGATCGAACACCGCCAGCAGCGTTCCGTACAGCTCTCCCTGGTCCCCGTCGAATGGGGCGGGTACCGGATCAATCTGCTGGACACCCCCGGCTACGCCGATTTCGTCGGGGAGCTCAGGGCCGGTCTGCGGGCAGCGGACGCGGCCCTGTTCATCGTGTCCGCGGCCCAGGAGGCCGACGCGGTGGCGGGCGCCACCCGCGCCGTGTGGGAGGAATGCGCGGCCGTCGGCATGCCGCGCGCCATCGTCGTCACCCACCTGGACACGGCACGCACCTCGTTCGACGAGATGACCCGGATCTGCGGCGAGATCTTCGGCGGCGACGACCCCGACGCCGTACTTCCGCTCTATCTGCCCGTCCTCGGCCCCGAGGGCGCCGACGGACACGCCCCGCTCACCGGGCTCACCGGACTCCTCACCCAGCGGGTCTTCGACTACTCCTCGGGCGAACGGCAGGAGAACCCGCCCGGGGAGGCCCAGCGGCCGACGCTCCAGGAGGCCCGCAACCGGCTCATCGAGGGGATCATCGCCGAGAGCGAGGACGAGACCCTGATGGACCGCTACCTCGGCGGGGCCGAGATCGATATCAAGACACTCATCGACGACCTGGAGCGCGCCGTGGCCCGCGGGGCCTTCCACCCCGTCCTCACTGCGGCCCCCGCCGCCGCGGGTGCCCGCCAGGGCATCGGCACCGTCGAGCTCCTGGACCTGATCACCGGCGGCTTCCCGACCCCGCTGGAGCGCCCGCTCCCCGAGGTCACCCCTCTGCACGGGGCGTCGCGACCGGTCCTGACCTGCGACCCGGACGGCCCGCTCGTCGCCGAGGTGGTCAAGACGGCTTCCGACCCGTACGTCGGCCGGGTCTCGCTCGTACGTGTCTTCTCGGGCACCCTGCGTCCCGACGAGACCATCCATGTGTTCGGCCACGGCCTCACCGACCCCGGCCACGAGACCCGCCCCTTCCACGAGGCCGAGGTACGGATCGGCGCGCTCTCCTCCCCCTTCGGCAAGCACCAGCGCCCGCTCACCGAATGCGGGGCGGGAGATCTGGCCTGCGTCGCCAAACTGGGCAGCGCCGAGACCGGGGACACCCTGTCCGACCGGGACCTACCACTGCTGATGGACCCCTGGACCACGCCGGACCCGCTGCTGCCGCTCGCCATCGAGGCACACAGCAAGGCGGACGAGGACAAGCTCTCCCAGGGGCTCTCCCGGCTGGTCGCCGAGGACCCGACCATGCGCCTCGAACAGAATCAGGACACCCACCAGGTGGTCCTGTGGTGCCTCGGCGAGGCCCACCAGGACGTGGCACTGGACCGGCTGCGCAGCCGCTACGGCGTCCAGGTGGACGCCGTACCGCACAAGGTGTCGCTCCGCGAGACCTTCGCCGCCCCGTCGACCGGGCGCGGCCGGCATGTGAAACAGTCCGGCGGCCACGGCCAGTACGCCATCTGCGAGATCGACGTGGAGCCACTGCCTCCGGGGTCGGGCATCGAATTCGTCGACAAGGTGGTCGGCGGAGCGGTGCCCCGTCAGTTCATCCCGTCCGTCGAGAAGGGCGTGCGCGCCCAGGCCGCCCGCGGAGTCGCGGCCGGACATCCGCTCGTCGATGTACGCATCACTCTGCGGGACGGCAAGTCGCACTCGGTGGACTCCTCCGACGCGGCGTTCCAGACCGCGGGCGCGCTGGCCCTGCGCGAGGCCGCCGAGGACACCCGCATCCAGCTGCTCGAACCCGTCGCCGAGATCCAGGTCCTGGTCCCCGACGACTATGTCGGGCCGGTGATGAGCGATCTGTCCGGGCGGCGCGGCCGAGTGATCGGAACCGAACAGTCCGGCTCCGGCCGCACCCTCGTACGGGCCGAGGTCCCCGAACTGGAGATCGGCAGGTACGCGGTCGACCTGCGCTCCCTCTCCCATGGCGCCGGGCGGTTCGACCGGGCGTACGCCCGGCACGAAGCCATGCCCCCGCAGCTCGCCGAACGCGTCCGGGGGCAGCGGGAGAACAACCCGAACGACTCCTGA
- a CDS encoding HIT family protein has translation MLIAMTSEPEQQIGVGTPDAFQRLWTPHRMAYIQGENKPTGPEAGDGCPFCGIPSNSDEDGLVVARGKHVYAVLNLYPYNGGHLMVVPYRHVADYTELDGPETMELADFTKRAMVALRTASGAHGFNIGMNQGSVAGAGIAAHLHQHLVPRWGGDTNFMPVVGHTKVLPQLLADTRKMLADAWPVG, from the coding sequence ATGCTGATCGCCATGACGAGTGAGCCGGAGCAGCAGATCGGAGTGGGGACGCCCGACGCGTTCCAGCGCCTGTGGACGCCCCACCGGATGGCGTACATCCAGGGCGAGAACAAGCCGACCGGTCCGGAGGCCGGCGACGGCTGTCCGTTCTGCGGGATCCCGTCGAATTCGGACGAGGACGGGCTCGTCGTCGCGCGTGGCAAGCATGTCTATGCCGTACTGAATCTCTATCCGTACAACGGCGGGCATCTGATGGTGGTGCCGTACCGGCACGTCGCCGACTACACGGAGCTGGACGGCCCGGAGACCATGGAGCTGGCCGATTTCACCAAGCGGGCGATGGTGGCTCTGCGGACGGCCTCGGGGGCGCACGGTTTCAACATCGGTATGAACCAGGGTTCGGTGGCGGGGGCCGGCATCGCGGCCCATCTGCACCAGCATCTGGTGCCGCGCTGGGGTGGCGACACCAACTTCATGCCGGTGGTCGGGCACACCAAGGTGCTGCCGCAGCTGCTCGCCGACACGCGCAAGATGCTGGCCGACGCCTGGCCGGTCGGCTGA
- a CDS encoding potassium channel family protein: MSDQSADSAPLRFRRWEQRTEVPLFGASLLFLLGYAVRVLAPEDAEPWRELALTLVGATWLVFVADYAVRLRLSGLGRRFVRVHWLDTVVLLLPLLRPLRLIRVYTAVQRRRERPRLNLYARVIAYAGATALLLGFSAALAVYNQEHTAPGASIRTFGDAVWWACETLTTVGYGDTVPVTTGGRVVASGLMACGLALLGAVTGSFSSWLLQVFTREDEKRPPEGR; this comes from the coding sequence ATGAGCGACCAGTCCGCCGACTCCGCCCCTCTTCGCTTCCGGCGCTGGGAGCAACGTACGGAAGTGCCACTCTTCGGCGCCTCGCTGCTCTTCCTGCTCGGCTACGCGGTCCGCGTCCTCGCCCCCGAGGACGCGGAGCCCTGGCGGGAGCTCGCCCTCACCCTGGTCGGCGCCACCTGGCTGGTCTTCGTCGCGGACTACGCCGTACGGCTCCGGCTCAGCGGCCTCGGCCGCCGCTTCGTCCGGGTGCACTGGCTGGACACGGTGGTGCTGCTGCTTCCGCTGCTGCGGCCGCTGCGCCTGATCCGGGTCTACACCGCGGTCCAGCGTCGCCGGGAGCGGCCGCGGCTGAACCTGTACGCGCGCGTGATCGCCTACGCCGGAGCGACCGCCCTGCTGCTCGGCTTCTCCGCCGCGCTGGCCGTCTACAACCAGGAACACACGGCGCCGGGGGCTTCGATCCGTACCTTCGGTGACGCGGTGTGGTGGGCGTGCGAGACACTCACGACCGTGGGGTACGGGGACACGGTTCCGGTCACGACGGGCGGCAGGGTCGTGGCGTCGGGCCTGATGGCCTGCGGGCTGGCGCTGCTGGGGGCCGTGACGGGGTCGTTCTCGTCGTGGCTGTTGCAGGTGTTCACCCGGGAGGACGAGAAGAGGCCCCCGGAGGGCAGGTAG
- the thrS gene encoding threonine--tRNA ligase, producing the protein MSDVRVIIQRDSEREERVVTTGTTAAELFPGERTVVAARVAGELKDLAYVVADGEVVEPVEVSSEDGLNILRHSTAHVMAQAVQQLFPEAKLGIGPPVKDGFYYDFDVEKPFTPEDLKAIEKKMQEIQKRGQKFSRRVVTDEAAREELADEPYKLELIGIKGSASTDDGADVEVGGGELTIYDNLDPKTGDLCWKDLCRGPHLPTTRFIPAFKLMRNAAAYWRGSERNPMLQRIYGTAWPTKDELKAHLEFLEEAAKRDHRKLGNELDLFSFPDEIGPGLAVFHPKGGIIRRAMEDYSRRRHEEEGYEFVYSPHATKGKLFEKSGHLDWYADGMYPPMQLDDGVDYYLKPMNCPMHNLIFDARGRSYRELPLRLFEFGTVYRYEKSGVVHGLTRSRGFTQDDAHIYCTKEQMAEELDRTLTFVLNLLRDYGLTDFYLELSTKDPEKFVGSDEIWEEATETLRQVAEKQGLPLVPDPGGAAFYGPKISVQCKDAIGRTWQMSTVQLDFNLPERFDLEYTGPDGTKQRPVMIHRALFGSIERFFAVLLEHYAGAFPVWLAPVQAVGIPIGDAHIPYLQEFAAKARKKGLRVEVDASSDRMQKKIRNQQKAKVPFMIIAGDEDMANGAVSFRYRDGSQENGIPVEDAIAKIQKAVEDRVQV; encoded by the coding sequence GTGTCAGACGTCCGTGTGATCATCCAACGCGATTCCGAGCGGGAAGAGCGCGTGGTGACGACGGGCACTACGGCAGCCGAGCTCTTCCCCGGCGAGCGCACCGTCGTCGCCGCCCGGGTCGCCGGTGAGCTGAAGGACCTCGCGTACGTCGTCGCCGACGGCGAGGTCGTCGAGCCCGTCGAGGTCTCCTCCGAGGACGGCCTGAACATCCTGCGGCACTCCACCGCGCACGTGATGGCGCAGGCCGTGCAGCAGCTCTTCCCCGAGGCCAAGCTGGGCATCGGCCCGCCGGTCAAGGACGGCTTCTACTACGACTTCGACGTCGAGAAGCCGTTCACTCCCGAGGACCTCAAGGCCATCGAGAAGAAGATGCAGGAGATCCAGAAGCGGGGGCAGAAGTTCTCCCGCCGGGTCGTCACGGACGAGGCCGCCCGCGAGGAGCTGGCCGACGAGCCGTACAAGCTGGAGCTCATCGGCATCAAGGGCTCCGCGTCCACGGACGACGGCGCGGATGTCGAGGTGGGCGGCGGCGAGCTGACCATCTACGACAACCTCGACCCGAAGACCGGCGACCTGTGCTGGAAGGACCTCTGCCGGGGTCCGCACCTGCCGACCACCCGGTTCATCCCGGCGTTCAAGCTGATGCGCAACGCCGCGGCGTACTGGCGGGGCAGCGAGAGGAACCCGATGCTCCAGCGCATCTACGGCACCGCGTGGCCCACCAAGGACGAGCTGAAGGCCCACCTGGAGTTCCTGGAGGAGGCCGCCAAGCGCGACCACCGCAAGCTCGGCAATGAGCTGGACCTCTTCTCCTTCCCGGACGAGATCGGCCCCGGTCTTGCGGTCTTCCACCCCAAGGGCGGCATCATCCGCCGGGCCATGGAGGACTACTCGCGCCGGCGTCACGAGGAGGAGGGCTACGAGTTCGTCTACTCCCCGCACGCCACCAAGGGCAAGCTCTTCGAGAAGTCCGGCCACCTGGACTGGTACGCCGACGGCATGTACCCGCCCATGCAGCTCGACGACGGGGTGGACTACTACCTCAAGCCGATGAACTGCCCGATGCACAACCTGATCTTCGACGCGCGCGGGCGTTCCTACCGTGAACTGCCGCTGCGTCTCTTCGAGTTCGGCACGGTGTACCGGTACGAGAAGTCCGGCGTGGTGCACGGTCTGACCCGCTCGCGCGGCTTCACGCAGGACGACGCGCACATCTACTGCACCAAGGAGCAGATGGCGGAGGAGCTCGACCGTACGCTCACCTTCGTCCTGAACCTGCTCCGTGACTACGGTCTGACCGACTTCTACCTGGAGCTCTCCACCAAGGACCCGGAGAAGTTCGTCGGCTCCGACGAGATCTGGGAAGAGGCCACCGAGACGCTGCGCCAGGTCGCCGAGAAGCAGGGCCTGCCGCTGGTCCCGGACCCGGGCGGCGCCGCGTTCTACGGCCCGAAGATCTCGGTGCAGTGCAAGGACGCCATCGGCCGTACCTGGCAGATGTCGACCGTGCAGCTCGACTTCAACCTGCCGGAGCGCTTCGACCTGGAGTACACCGGCCCGGACGGAACCAAGCAGCGCCCGGTCATGATCCACCGTGCCCTGTTCGGCTCCATCGAGCGCTTCTTCGCGGTGCTCCTGGAGCACTACGCGGGTGCGTTCCCGGTGTGGCTGGCCCCGGTCCAGGCGGTCGGCATCCCGATCGGCGACGCGCACATCCCGTACCTCCAGGAGTTCGCGGCCAAGGCCAGGAAGAAGGGGCTGCGGGTCGAGGTGGACGCCTCCTCGGACCGGATGCAGAAGAAGATCCGGAACCAGCAGAAGGCCAAGGTGCCCTTCATGATCATCGCGGGCGACGAGGACATGGCCAACGGCGCCGTCTCCTTCCGCTACCGCGACGGATCGCAGGAGAACGGCATCCCGGTCGAGGACGCCATCGCCAAGATCCAGAAGGCCGTCGAGGACCGCGTCCAGGTCTGA
- a CDS encoding DUF4365 domain-containing protein → MALAQPEPSGLLSQRIEPLRGTLATTACMETLQVGYLHAVAAAAGCSLSQPFPDNGIDWHVSHGAPDHALDDEVTIKVQLKCTYQIPPHPPGPTFAFTLDNAHLVKLARTPVSVHKILVVMIVPRSQDDWLRAGHDRLDLRHCCYWVNLAGHAVTGRHRTTVRIPTSRIFDDRALCEIMTRVGAGGRP, encoded by the coding sequence ATGGCGCTCGCGCAGCCCGAACCGAGCGGGCTGCTGTCCCAGCGGATCGAACCGCTGCGCGGCACACTCGCAACCACCGCCTGCATGGAGACCCTCCAGGTGGGCTATCTGCACGCGGTCGCGGCCGCGGCGGGGTGCTCCCTGTCGCAGCCCTTCCCCGACAACGGCATCGACTGGCACGTCAGCCACGGCGCCCCCGACCATGCTCTGGACGACGAAGTGACCATAAAGGTGCAGCTCAAATGCACCTACCAGATCCCGCCGCACCCGCCGGGACCGACGTTCGCCTTCACGCTCGACAACGCCCACCTCGTGAAGCTCGCCCGGACCCCCGTGTCGGTGCACAAGATCCTCGTCGTGATGATCGTGCCGCGCAGTCAGGACGACTGGCTGCGCGCCGGACACGACCGGCTCGACCTGCGGCACTGCTGCTACTGGGTCAATTTGGCCGGGCACGCGGTGACGGGCCGGCACCGGACCACCGTACGGATCCCGACCTCGCGCATCTTCGACGACCGGGCGCTCTGCGAGATCATGACCCGCGTAGGGGCGGGAGGGAGACCCTGA